One Erythrobacter sp. SDW2 genomic region harbors:
- the argE gene encoding acetylornithine deacetylase translates to MSEPLPYRTILDALVGFDTTSRNSNLELIGWIEDFLGSYGVTSWRVANADGSKANLYATVGPMELGGIVLSGHTDVVPVDGQPWTSDPWKVEQRGGKLHGRGVTDMKGFLALALAHVPVFRQGRTPVHLAFSYDEEVGCLGAPSMIDAMRTALPDPELAIIGEPTGMRPVIGHKGSSTWKVTVTGHEAHSSLVDHGVSANMVAIDLMSELAALARSLKVNANSDNGFDPPEPTLTVGIMHGGTAANILAREASFTFDLRCPPGDDPDAIIAPFLASCAAKHAEIGALFPECGVAVERRSAIPALMPTDSEEAVRFVRKLTGDNGPATNVPYAAEAGQFQRAGFSAIICGPGSIEQAHQPDEWIAIEQLERGARFMANLARELA, encoded by the coding sequence ATGAGTGAGCCGCTGCCATATCGCACGATCCTCGACGCGCTGGTCGGGTTCGATACGACTTCGCGCAACAGCAATCTTGAACTGATCGGCTGGATCGAGGATTTCCTCGGCAGCTATGGCGTGACCTCCTGGCGCGTCGCCAATGCCGATGGCAGCAAGGCAAATCTCTATGCCACGGTCGGCCCGATGGAACTTGGCGGCATCGTCCTGTCCGGCCATACCGACGTCGTGCCGGTCGATGGCCAGCCATGGACCAGCGATCCGTGGAAGGTCGAACAGCGCGGCGGGAAGCTCCATGGCCGCGGCGTGACGGATATGAAAGGCTTCCTTGCTCTCGCGCTGGCCCATGTCCCGGTCTTTCGCCAAGGGCGCACGCCGGTACACCTCGCTTTCAGTTATGACGAGGAAGTCGGCTGCCTCGGAGCGCCGTCGATGATCGATGCGATGCGAACTGCGCTGCCAGATCCCGAACTCGCCATCATCGGCGAGCCGACCGGCATGCGCCCGGTCATCGGCCACAAGGGCAGCTCGACCTGGAAGGTGACCGTTACAGGCCACGAGGCGCATAGCTCGCTGGTCGATCACGGGGTTTCGGCCAACATGGTGGCGATCGATCTTATGTCCGAGCTCGCGGCCTTGGCGCGGAGCCTGAAGGTCAACGCAAACTCCGACAACGGTTTCGACCCTCCCGAGCCGACACTGACCGTCGGCATCATGCACGGCGGCACCGCCGCCAATATCCTTGCTCGCGAAGCCAGCTTCACCTTCGACCTGCGCTGCCCGCCGGGCGATGATCCCGACGCTATCATTGCGCCCTTCCTCGCCTCATGTGCCGCGAAGCATGCCGAAATCGGCGCGCTGTTCCCAGAATGCGGGGTCGCTGTAGAGCGGCGCAGCGCCATCCCAGCGCTCATGCCGACCGACAGCGAGGAAGCCGTGCGTTTCGTGCGCAAGCTGACCGGCGACAATGGCCCGGCAACCAACGTGCCCTATGCCGCCGAAGCCGGGCAATTCCAGCGCGCCGGCTTCAGCGCCATCATCTGCGGCCCCGGATCGATCGAGCAGGCGCACCAGCCCGACGAATGGATCGCCATCGAACAGCTCGAAAGGGGTGCCCGTTTCATGGCGAATCTGGCACGGGAGCTGGCATGA
- a CDS encoding MBL fold metallo-hydrolase has product MKVLMLGTGTSTGVPRINGDWGDCDPNEPRNRRTRVSILVENRAGQRLLVDTSTDLRHQFLANGIESVDGVFWTHDHADHCHGIDDLRPMRYGRAAPIPGFASAETCRRLRSRFSYVFAGEHGYPTIVALQELERQRMHAGFGLDWCEMPHGPTTSTAFLFESEGDTIGYATDFSEITKEMIELFDQVDILVCDCLRREPHPTHAHLGMALELKQRSRARKMVLTHLDKSMDYRSLCAEVPKDVIVGYDGLEVKV; this is encoded by the coding sequence ATGAAGGTCCTGATGCTCGGGACCGGGACCTCGACCGGGGTGCCGCGCATCAATGGCGACTGGGGCGATTGCGATCCGAACGAGCCGAGGAACCGCCGCACACGGGTTTCGATACTGGTAGAAAACCGCGCAGGACAAAGACTTCTGGTCGATACCTCGACCGACTTGCGGCACCAGTTCCTCGCCAACGGCATCGAAAGCGTCGATGGGGTGTTCTGGACCCACGATCATGCCGACCATTGCCACGGCATCGACGATCTCCGCCCGATGCGCTACGGTCGCGCGGCACCGATCCCTGGCTTTGCCAGCGCCGAAACCTGCCGCCGGTTGCGCAGCCGCTTCAGCTACGTCTTCGCCGGCGAGCATGGCTATCCGACCATCGTTGCCTTGCAGGAACTCGAACGACAGCGGATGCACGCCGGGTTCGGGCTCGACTGGTGCGAGATGCCGCACGGGCCAACCACCAGCACCGCATTTCTGTTCGAAAGCGAAGGCGATACAATCGGTTACGCGACGGATTTCAGCGAGATTACCAAAGAAATGATCGAGTTGTTCGACCAGGTCGATATCCTGGTCTGCGACTGCCTGCGGCGCGAACCGCATCCGACCCATGCGCACCTTGGCATGGCGCTCGAACTCAAGCAGCGCAGCCGTGCACGCAAGATGGTGCTGACGCATCTCGACAAGAGCATGGATTACCGCAGCCTGTGCGCCGAAGTTCCGAAAGACGTGATCGTCGGCTATGACGGGCTCGAGGTGAAAGTATGA
- a CDS encoding TatD family hydrolase: protein MLIDSHCHLQYRGLVDDQQAVLERARAAGVRGFLNISTKTSEWEAVVATAQREPDVWASVGVHPHEADAHEDLGREKLLVATRQDKVIGIGETGLDYYYDKSDREVQKALFRMHIGVARETQLPVIIHTRDAEDDTAQILADEMEQGAFPALIHCFTASAEFGRKVLDLGLSISISGIVTFKNAAELQAVAKEVPTDRLLVETDSPFLAPVPHRGKPCEPAFVRNTAEFLADLRGESLEELAAYTTRNFHALFTRAAA, encoded by the coding sequence ATGCTGATCGATAGCCACTGCCACCTGCAATATCGCGGACTGGTCGACGACCAGCAGGCGGTGCTGGAACGCGCCCGCGCGGCAGGAGTGCGGGGCTTCCTCAACATCTCGACCAAGACCAGCGAGTGGGAGGCCGTGGTGGCGACGGCGCAGCGCGAGCCGGATGTGTGGGCCAGCGTCGGAGTGCACCCGCATGAGGCCGATGCGCACGAGGACCTGGGCCGTGAGAAGCTGCTCGTAGCGACGCGGCAGGACAAGGTCATCGGCATCGGCGAGACCGGGCTCGACTATTATTACGACAAATCCGACCGGGAAGTGCAGAAGGCGCTGTTCCGGATGCATATCGGCGTGGCGCGCGAGACGCAGCTGCCCGTCATCATCCACACCCGCGATGCCGAGGACGACACGGCCCAGATCCTGGCCGACGAAATGGAGCAGGGTGCCTTCCCGGCGCTGATCCACTGTTTCACCGCCTCGGCGGAGTTCGGGCGCAAGGTGCTCGACCTCGGCCTGTCGATCTCGATTTCGGGCATCGTCACCTTCAAGAACGCGGCCGAATTGCAGGCCGTGGCGAAGGAGGTTCCGACCGACCGACTGCTGGTGGAAACCGACAGCCCCTTCCTCGCCCCCGTCCCGCATCGCGGCAAGCCGTGCGAACCTGCCTTCGTACGCAACACGGCAGAATTCCTCGCCGATCTGCGCGGAGAAAGCCTCGAGGAACTCGCCGCCTACACCACCCGCAACTTCCACGCGCTGTTCACCCGGGCCGCGGCATGA
- the metG gene encoding methionine--tRNA ligase produces MSDPAEPFYITTAINYPNGRPHIGHAYEGIATDVVARFQRMRGRDVRLVTGTDEHGLKMDQTARRLGMATIDLATEMSGHFKDMCAKLDIAYDEFVRTTEPRHHAASTELWQRMEANGDLYLDRYEGWYSVRDEAFYDESELTDGEGGAKLSPQGTPVEWTVEETWFFRLSKYQDKLLALYAEQPDFIRPESRRNEVLRFVEGGLKDLSVSRTSFDWGVPVPDSQGHVMYVWVDALTTYMTGVGFPDTEGAMFSRYWPADIHMIGKDIVRFHTVYWPAFLMSAGLPLPRQVFAHGFLLARGGEKMSKSAGNVVDPMELAERFGVDPLRYFFMREIAFGQDGSYSAEAIVQRANGELGNAFGNLAQRTLGFIAKNLDGALPTIHGHEPADAELFEAIDRAVRSEIPAAFDTLALQQGVEAWLQACFACNAYIDAQAPWTLRKTDPERMETVLATLYICIARLAVAIAPVIPSSAAKLLDTMGVDESLRSYDAIGSHWYSPLAESDFRITSPSPLFPRLELPEDEAA; encoded by the coding sequence ATGTCTGACCCCGCCGAACCCTTCTACATCACCACCGCGATCAATTACCCTAACGGTCGCCCGCATATCGGCCATGCCTACGAAGGGATCGCGACCGATGTCGTCGCCCGCTTCCAGCGGATGCGCGGGCGCGATGTGCGGCTGGTCACCGGCACCGACGAGCACGGGCTCAAGATGGACCAGACCGCGCGCCGGCTGGGCATGGCAACAATCGATCTGGCGACAGAGATGTCCGGCCACTTCAAGGACATGTGCGCCAAGCTTGACATCGCCTATGACGAGTTCGTGCGCACCACCGAACCGCGCCACCATGCGGCCAGCACCGAGCTGTGGCAGCGGATGGAGGCCAATGGCGATCTTTATCTCGACCGCTACGAAGGCTGGTATTCGGTCCGTGACGAGGCCTTCTACGACGAAAGCGAACTGACCGATGGTGAGGGCGGGGCGAAGCTATCGCCGCAGGGCACGCCGGTCGAATGGACCGTCGAGGAAACGTGGTTCTTCCGCCTGTCGAAATACCAGGACAAGCTGCTGGCGCTCTATGCCGAGCAGCCAGACTTCATCCGCCCCGAAAGCCGCCGCAACGAGGTGCTGCGCTTTGTCGAAGGCGGGCTGAAGGATCTTTCGGTCAGCCGCACCAGTTTCGACTGGGGCGTGCCGGTGCCCGATAGCCAGGGCCATGTAATGTATGTCTGGGTCGATGCGCTGACGACCTATATGACCGGGGTTGGGTTCCCCGATACCGAAGGCGCGATGTTCAGCCGCTACTGGCCCGCCGACATCCACATGATCGGCAAGGACATCGTCCGCTTCCACACCGTCTATTGGCCGGCCTTCCTGATGAGCGCGGGGCTGCCGCTGCCCAGGCAGGTCTTCGCCCACGGCTTCCTGCTCGCCCGGGGCGGCGAGAAGATGAGCAAGAGTGCGGGCAATGTGGTCGATCCGATGGAGCTGGCCGAGCGTTTCGGGGTCGATCCGCTGCGCTATTTCTTCATGCGCGAAATCGCCTTCGGGCAGGACGGCAGCTATTCGGCCGAGGCGATTGTGCAGCGCGCCAATGGCGAGCTCGGCAATGCCTTCGGCAACCTGGCGCAGCGCACGCTGGGCTTCATCGCCAAGAACCTCGACGGGGCGCTGCCGACGATCCACGGGCACGAGCCCGCAGATGCCGAACTGTTCGAAGCAATCGACAGGGCGGTTCGCAGCGAAATCCCCGCCGCCTTCGATACGCTGGCCTTGCAGCAGGGAGTCGAGGCCTGGCTGCAGGCCTGCTTCGCCTGCAATGCCTATATCGATGCCCAGGCGCCGTGGACGCTGCGCAAAACCGACCCCGAACGGATGGAGACCGTGCTCGCCACGCTCTATATCTGCATCGCCCGGCTGGCGGTGGCGATTGCCCCGGTGATCCCGTCGAGCGCCGCCAAGCTGCTCGACACCATGGGCGTGGACGAAAGCCTCCGCAGCTACGATGCCATCGGCAGCCACTGGTATTCGCCGCTGGCCGAAAGCGATTTCCGGATCACATCGCCAAGCCCGCTCTTCCCGCGCCTCGAACTGCCTGAGGACGAAGCGGCCTGA
- a CDS encoding DNA polymerase III subunit delta', whose amino-acid sequence MLPGHQEPWREWEAALSGPRMHHGWMLAGRQGLGKREFALAAAHKLVGGGPAPDEHPDIIVLSRPPKDDKEERKRAEGKEFERKRNITVDQIRAMQRRLTTRPTLGARRAIIIDPADDLEKGASNALLKSLEEPPEGTFFLLVVHRPARLLPTIRSRCRVVRFAPLAEGEVAKLLAESAPQADAATRAAAIAAAGGSPGAALEFVAQDLSPIAALMRAILTEGDADFQLRGQLSAAIGARPDRERMQATFDLGRAILAEQMGAVPTAQLMQLADAHADLVALAGQAPTYNFDPQFLAMEIGSLLASAAPNKERAYV is encoded by the coding sequence ATGCTCCCAGGCCACCAAGAACCCTGGCGCGAATGGGAGGCGGCGCTGTCCGGCCCACGCATGCACCACGGCTGGATGCTCGCCGGGCGGCAGGGGCTGGGCAAGCGCGAATTCGCTCTCGCCGCCGCGCACAAGCTCGTGGGGGGAGGGCCTGCCCCCGACGAACACCCCGACATCATCGTCCTGTCGCGCCCGCCCAAGGACGACAAGGAAGAACGCAAGCGGGCCGAAGGCAAGGAATTCGAGCGGAAACGCAACATCACCGTCGACCAGATCCGCGCCATGCAGCGACGTCTGACCACGCGGCCGACCCTTGGGGCACGACGCGCAATCATCATCGATCCGGCAGATGATTTGGAAAAGGGCGCTTCCAATGCCCTGCTCAAGAGCCTCGAAGAGCCGCCCGAAGGAACCTTTTTCCTGCTTGTGGTCCACCGCCCGGCAAGGCTGCTGCCAACGATACGTTCGCGCTGCCGCGTGGTGCGTTTCGCCCCGCTGGCAGAGGGCGAAGTAGCGAAGTTGTTGGCCGAATCTGCACCGCAGGCCGATGCCGCGACCCGCGCGGCAGCGATCGCCGCAGCAGGCGGTTCGCCGGGGGCGGCGCTGGAGTTCGTCGCGCAGGACCTCTCGCCGATTGCCGCCCTGATGCGCGCCATCCTGACCGAGGGTGATGCCGATTTCCAGCTGCGCGGACAGCTCTCGGCCGCAATCGGGGCGCGCCCAGATCGGGAGCGGATGCAGGCGACTTTCGACCTGGGCCGCGCGATTCTGGCCGAGCAGATGGGCGCTGTGCCGACCGCACAATTGATGCAACTGGCCGACGCCCATGCCGATCTGGTCGCGCTGGCGGGCCAGGCTCCGACCTATAATTTCGACCCGCAATTCCTCGCCATGGAAATCGGCAGCTTGCTCGCATCGGCCGCGCCCAATAAGGAGCGCGCCTATGTCTGA
- the tmk gene encoding dTMP kinase translates to MNRGRFIALEGGEGTGKSTQSRLLAEALQACGLDVVLTREPGGTPGAEAIRQLLLDPPGMGWGARAEALLFAAARSDHVEKLICPALERGAWVVCDRFVDSSRAYQGGAGGVGDEAVRALHAVGSDGLRPDLTVLVDVDPALVAARLAERDGDTSDAIGGRGAEYHAAVGTAFRRFAEGDPRGFAVVDGGGSIEEVQARIFAAVAPLLEGTA, encoded by the coding sequence GTGAATCGGGGCCGCTTCATCGCGCTCGAGGGTGGGGAAGGGACCGGCAAGTCCACGCAATCGCGCCTGTTGGCTGAAGCCCTGCAAGCCTGTGGGCTGGATGTCGTGCTCACGCGCGAACCGGGCGGCACGCCGGGGGCCGAAGCCATCCGGCAATTGCTGCTCGATCCTCCGGGCATGGGGTGGGGCGCTCGCGCGGAGGCTCTGCTGTTCGCCGCCGCACGCTCCGACCATGTGGAGAAGCTGATCTGCCCCGCACTCGAACGCGGCGCATGGGTGGTGTGCGACCGGTTTGTCGACTCGAGCCGCGCTTACCAGGGCGGGGCAGGGGGCGTGGGGGACGAGGCTGTCCGCGCGCTGCATGCCGTGGGCAGCGACGGCTTGCGGCCCGACCTGACCGTGCTCGTCGATGTCGATCCTGCACTGGTGGCAGCCCGGCTGGCAGAGCGCGATGGCGACACCAGCGATGCCATCGGCGGGCGCGGGGCGGAATATCACGCCGCCGTCGGCACGGCCTTTCGCCGTTTTGCCGAGGGCGACCCACGAGGTTTCGCCGTGGTCGACGGCGGCGGTTCGATCGAAGAGGTGCAAGCGCGCATCTTCGCCGCCGTTGCACCATTGCTCGAAGGAACTGCCTGA
- a CDS encoding D-alanyl-D-alanine carboxypeptidase family protein: MKRFLGTVLAVAALGVPGHAAPAPVPDDIPIAMLVDLSSGQVLHARNIDRRFVPASITKAMTVYSAFDLIAQGKLRPEQTFTFSEAAAKEWRRTGSTMFLEPGQEVTVNDLLMGITTVSANDGSVVLGEGVAGSLDGWVRIMNANARALGMTQSHFGNPNGFPDGGRTFTTARDLVTLGRALTTEHAALYRRYFGHRGLRTNGFAQDNHDPLTGRVEGADGIKTGFTNQAGFGFLGSAQRGDRRLVLVVAGAAEESQRDETARALMEWGFDNFQSTQLFARGAEFGSARVQDGSASEVTLTTDHPIRFSVPVGATRKLSLAIAYDGPLRAPVRAGETVAELVISVDGMEPSRVPLVAAENVAKAGFFRRIRNALVRLVS, translated from the coding sequence GTGAAGCGATTTCTCGGGACAGTTCTGGCCGTTGCCGCGCTGGGCGTGCCCGGGCATGCGGCCCCGGCACCGGTCCCTGACGACATCCCCATCGCCATGCTGGTCGACCTGTCGAGCGGCCAGGTGCTCCATGCCCGCAATATCGACCGGCGTTTCGTCCCGGCTTCGATTACCAAGGCCATGACCGTCTATTCCGCGTTCGACCTGATCGCACAGGGCAAGCTCAGGCCGGAGCAGACCTTCACCTTCAGCGAAGCGGCGGCCAAGGAATGGCGCCGCACCGGTTCGACCATGTTCCTCGAACCGGGGCAGGAGGTTACGGTCAACGACCTGCTGATGGGCATCACCACAGTTTCCGCCAATGACGGGTCTGTCGTGCTTGGCGAGGGCGTCGCCGGTTCGCTCGACGGCTGGGTCAGGATCATGAACGCCAACGCCCGCGCATTGGGCATGACACAGAGCCATTTCGGCAATCCCAACGGGTTCCCGGATGGCGGAAGGACCTTCACCACCGCCCGCGACCTCGTGACGCTGGGCCGCGCGCTGACGACGGAGCATGCGGCGCTCTATCGCCGCTATTTCGGCCATCGGGGTCTGCGTACCAACGGCTTTGCCCAAGACAATCATGACCCGCTGACAGGTCGTGTCGAAGGCGCTGACGGGATCAAGACCGGTTTTACCAACCAGGCCGGTTTCGGCTTCCTCGGCAGCGCCCAGCGCGGTGACCGGCGACTGGTGTTGGTCGTTGCCGGTGCTGCCGAAGAATCCCAACGGGACGAAACGGCGCGGGCACTGATGGAATGGGGTTTCGACAACTTCCAGAGCACCCAACTGTTCGCAAGGGGTGCCGAGTTCGGTTCGGCAAGGGTGCAGGACGGTTCGGCGAGCGAGGTTACGCTGACGACCGATCATCCGATCCGCTTTTCCGTGCCTGTAGGCGCGACGCGCAAACTGTCGCTGGCAATCGCCTATGACGGCCCTTTGCGCGCACCGGTCAGGGCCGGCGAAACCGTGGCAGAACTGGTCATTTCGGTCGACGGGATGGAGCCTTCGCGGGTGCCGCTGGTCGCAGCCGAGAACGTCGCCAAGGCCGGATTCTTTCGCCGCATCCGCAACGCCCTTGTGAGACTTGTCTCGTGA
- a CDS encoding SPOR domain-containing protein, whose translation MRLPDNAHKAFLALGLSALLAACGGGSGGYDISSLDAPPRSGAAYGPEADYPQVLGEPFTVDGQLFTPEDTYSYDTVGYAAFDGEGGQGVSVAHKTLPMPSYVEVTSLETGRTILARVDRRGPMTSQREVALSPGAAAQLGIREGEPVRVRRVNPPEAERAELRMGKQVPERLATPDSLLAVLKKKLPADGGFASLAGPSGPPVSTGPVATAVAPSAASTTPVQTEFDRTFGSQPAKANKVYPLPPLPAGSMPMQSSRAAVPAAPAAVPRAPEIQRYSLPGVQAAMPAAQPVYTPLREPAPALEGKFAVQAAAFSSEANAKRLAAKLDGGFVTKSGSIYRVRCGPYATRGQAEAALAKVRAAGYSDAQVVSAG comes from the coding sequence ATGAGATTGCCCGATAATGCCCACAAGGCTTTCCTTGCCCTTGGCCTGAGCGCTTTGCTTGCCGCCTGTGGCGGTGGGTCGGGCGGCTATGACATTTCCAGCCTTGATGCTCCGCCAAGGTCCGGTGCAGCCTACGGTCCGGAGGCGGACTATCCACAAGTGCTGGGCGAGCCGTTCACGGTCGATGGCCAGCTGTTCACGCCAGAGGACACCTACAGCTACGACACTGTCGGCTATGCCGCCTTCGATGGCGAAGGCGGGCAGGGTGTCTCCGTGGCGCACAAGACACTGCCGATGCCGAGCTATGTCGAAGTGACCTCGCTGGAGACCGGCCGCACAATTCTCGCCCGCGTCGATCGCCGGGGCCCGATGACGTCACAGCGGGAAGTGGCGCTTTCCCCGGGTGCTGCAGCCCAGCTGGGTATCCGCGAAGGCGAACCGGTGCGCGTCCGCCGCGTCAATCCGCCCGAGGCCGAACGCGCCGAACTGCGCATGGGCAAACAGGTCCCCGAACGCCTCGCGACGCCCGATTCGCTTCTGGCAGTGCTGAAGAAGAAGCTACCGGCAGATGGCGGCTTCGCCAGCCTCGCAGGTCCGTCGGGTCCGCCTGTAAGCACTGGACCTGTCGCGACGGCGGTCGCACCTTCGGCTGCCAGCACGACGCCTGTGCAGACCGAATTCGACCGTACCTTCGGCAGCCAGCCTGCCAAGGCAAACAAGGTGTATCCGCTGCCGCCGCTTCCGGCCGGCTCCATGCCGATGCAGTCCAGCCGCGCCGCTGTTCCGGCTGCGCCGGCAGCTGTCCCCCGTGCCCCGGAGATTCAGCGCTACTCGCTTCCTGGGGTACAGGCAGCCATGCCGGCGGCGCAGCCTGTTTACACCCCTCTGCGCGAACCAGCCCCGGCATTGGAAGGCAAGTTCGCGGTCCAGGCCGCCGCCTTCTCCAGCGAAGCCAACGCCAAGCGGCTCGCGGCCAAACTCGACGGCGGCTTCGTGACGAAGTCCGGCAGTATCTACCGTGTCCGCTGTGGGCCTTACGCCACCCGTGGACAGGCCGAGGCAGCGCTCGCCAAGGTGCGGGCGGCTGGCTATAGCGACGCTCAGGTAGTTTCAGCAGGATAG
- a CDS encoding lytic transglycosylase domain-containing protein translates to MPMNRLLLALSAIALAAPVSAQDMAFDSYLQILMARARAEGVSEPTLLRMTEGLTPNQRVIELDRSQPGTPSSSGFPKLQPYLNTHVDNNRIQGGRRAYDATRYLHDRIESRYGVPAPILLAIWGHETNYGSYKGDFDLSRSLATLAWEGRRRDLFADEWVALMKVADKGYARSKLVGSWAGAFGNPQFLPSVYLRLATDGDGDGRADIFDNRADTLASIARYFQDSGWRSGIPWGVQASLPAGFNPDSYKTELVAPVCSRVHERHSQWKTVGEWRQLGVQPYGSLPDGTLTSLFQPDGPGTRAWLLTSNYRVILEYNCSNYYAMSVGLLADEIAR, encoded by the coding sequence ATGCCAATGAACCGCCTGCTCCTTGCCCTCAGCGCGATCGCTCTTGCTGCCCCCGTTTCGGCGCAGGACATGGCGTTCGATTCCTACCTCCAGATACTGATGGCCAGGGCGAGAGCAGAGGGGGTGAGTGAACCCACCCTGTTGCGTATGACCGAGGGACTGACGCCCAACCAGCGCGTGATCGAACTCGACCGTTCGCAACCCGGCACCCCGAGCAGCAGCGGCTTTCCAAAGCTCCAGCCCTATCTCAACACCCACGTCGACAACAATCGCATCCAGGGCGGGCGGCGGGCGTACGACGCTACGCGCTATCTCCATGACCGGATCGAGTCCCGCTACGGCGTCCCGGCGCCGATCCTGCTGGCGATCTGGGGGCACGAGACCAATTACGGCAGCTACAAGGGCGATTTCGACCTCTCGCGCTCGCTTGCCACGCTGGCGTGGGAAGGGCGGCGGCGCGATCTGTTCGCGGACGAATGGGTCGCGCTGATGAAGGTGGCCGACAAGGGCTACGCGCGCTCAAAGCTGGTCGGCAGCTGGGCCGGAGCATTCGGCAACCCGCAGTTCCTGCCGAGCGTGTATTTGCGGCTGGCCACCGATGGCGATGGCGACGGGCGGGCCGATATTTTCGACAATCGCGCCGATACGCTCGCCTCGATCGCGCGCTATTTCCAGGACTCGGGCTGGCGCAGCGGAATACCCTGGGGCGTGCAGGCCTCGCTGCCCGCAGGCTTCAATCCGGACAGCTACAAGACCGAACTGGTCGCTCCTGTATGCTCGCGGGTGCATGAGCGGCACAGCCAGTGGAAGACCGTCGGGGAGTGGCGCCAGCTCGGTGTCCAGCCCTATGGTTCGCTGCCAGACGGAACGCTTACTTCGCTGTTCCAGCCCGATGGGCCTGGCACGCGTGCCTGGCTCTTAACCTCAAATTATCGGGTTATCCTCGAATATAACTGCTCCAACTACTACGCGATGAGTGTGGGGCTGTTAGCCGATGAGATTGCCCGATAA
- a CDS encoding sulfotransferase — translation MMRSFSSRADTFVSDEPFYGAYLETTGDPQPMADAVIASMDCDWQSVAATLRGPVPNGSPIWYQKHMPHHMEGPVDIRDFPEMRHAFLIRDPIRVAASYANKRSAINADHLGITRQRRYFDMIAEQRGSAPPVVDSADVLTNPESVLKKLCQALDIAWEPAMLRWAHGPHPQDGVWGSHWYDKVNASTGFGDPPGPLPELSEDYREVADACREDYETLKQFAITP, via the coding sequence ATGATGCGCAGTTTCTCCAGCCGCGCCGATACCTTCGTGAGCGACGAGCCGTTCTATGGCGCTTACCTCGAAACGACTGGCGATCCGCAGCCGATGGCGGACGCGGTCATTGCCAGCATGGACTGCGACTGGCAGTCGGTTGCCGCAACGCTGCGCGGCCCTGTGCCCAACGGCAGCCCGATCTGGTACCAGAAGCACATGCCGCACCATATGGAGGGGCCGGTCGACATCCGCGACTTTCCCGAGATGCGCCACGCCTTCCTGATCCGCGATCCCATCCGCGTCGCGGCGAGCTATGCCAACAAGCGCAGCGCCATCAATGCCGACCATCTCGGCATCACCCGCCAGCGGCGCTATTTCGACATGATTGCCGAGCAACGGGGCAGCGCACCGCCCGTGGTGGATAGTGCGGATGTACTGACTAATCCCGAAAGCGTTCTCAAGAAACTCTGCCAAGCGCTTGATATCGCTTGGGAGCCAGCGATGTTGCGATGGGCGCATGGCCCGCATCCGCAGGACGGGGTGTGGGGCAGCCACTGGTATGACAAGGTCAATGCCTCGACCGGCTTCGGCGATCCGCCGGGTCCTTTGCCGGAACTGTCGGAAGATTATCGGGAGGTCGCCGATGCCTGCCGCGAAGATTACGAGACGCTGAAGCAGTTTGCGATAACTCCATGA
- a CDS encoding aminotransferase class IV → MAQGTHEFAPDPRNENILINVNGALVPRAQATVSVFDSGFMLGDGVWEGLRVHKGRIAFLAAHLDRLYEGAKAIAMDIGLTRDELTSRLYETIDSNGMRDQPGVHIRLMVTRGIRSTPYQDPRVVISPATVVIIPEYKAPLPATIERGIRLFTVHVRRGDPAVQDQKLNSHSKLNCITACIQATQAGADEALMLDPHGFVATCNSTHFFIVRKGEVWTSSGDYCLGGITRANVIRVCREEGIPVFEKNFSLTDVYGADEAFVTGTFAGVVPVTEVDGRQLTQGRGPMVERLQRLYKALMERDVAA, encoded by the coding sequence ATGGCACAAGGCACCCATGAGTTCGCGCCCGATCCGCGCAACGAAAACATCCTCATCAACGTCAACGGCGCGCTCGTCCCGCGGGCGCAGGCGACCGTCTCCGTGTTCGACAGCGGCTTCATGCTGGGTGACGGGGTGTGGGAGGGGCTGCGGGTCCACAAGGGGCGCATTGCCTTCCTCGCGGCGCATCTCGACCGGCTCTACGAAGGCGCCAAGGCCATCGCGATGGACATCGGCCTGACCCGCGACGAACTGACGTCACGACTTTACGAGACCATCGATAGCAATGGCATGCGCGATCAGCCGGGGGTCCACATTCGCCTGATGGTGACGCGCGGCATCCGCTCGACCCCGTACCAGGACCCGCGTGTGGTGATCTCACCGGCAACGGTGGTCATCATCCCCGAGTACAAGGCCCCGCTGCCCGCCACCATCGAGCGGGGCATCCGCCTGTTCACGGTCCATGTCCGGCGCGGCGATCCGGCGGTGCAGGACCAGAAGCTCAATTCGCATTCCAAGCTTAATTGCATCACCGCCTGCATCCAGGCCACCCAGGCAGGGGCCGATGAGGCGTTGATGCTCGATCCGCATGGTTTCGTCGCCACCTGCAATTCGACCCATTTCTTCATCGTCCGCAAGGGCGAGGTCTGGACCAGCAGCGGTGATTATTGCCTGGGCGGCATCACCCGCGCCAATGTCATCCGGGTGTGCCGCGAGGAAGGCATCCCGGTGTTCGAGAAAAATTTCTCGCTCACCGATGTCTATGGCGCGGACGAGGCCTTCGTTACCGGTACCTTTGCCGGGGTGGTCCCCGTCACCGAGGTCGACGGTCGCCAGCTGACGCAGGGCAGGGGGCCGATGGTTGAGCGGTTGCAGCGTCTCTACAAGGCGCTGATGGAGCGGGATGTGGCGGCATGA